The proteins below come from a single Roseiflexus sp. RS-1 genomic window:
- a CDS encoding sugar transferase → MSRRSVLNHPTQPCEMSFHLRLEISERRLLLRVGDLALTMLAVFGALWFWARLADRALNVALIQSQFSWLALIGIGWPLWLMLADMYNLRLVARIGPSVRRILLGGLALLFAYLALFFVLSRAPVTGMLASIEIGTPQLRLAPALAIVLLVASMAIWRLAYIRVLGAPHARRRLLILGTGQAGSALSHVILKGHTPYYEIVGFVDDAPLPSCDCIGSVPVLGGVDRLGDVVWDQRVDEIVIASSDVSGELLQFLIDCYEHGVAITPMPLLYERLTGKIAVEHAGNQWHVALPLQSRPTRTAEAVLKRMLDLVGGLVLFGLLLVLLPFIALAIRLDTPGPILYRQQRVGWRGRIFTALKFRSMVQDAEPDGEAQWASKDDSRVTRVGRWLRRTRLDELPQALNVLRGEMSLVGPRPERPEFVEQLQRVIPFYRARLAIKPGLTGWAQINYGYGNSIEASLAKLQYDLYYLKHQSFWFDLLILARTVYVVLLMKGQ, encoded by the coding sequence ATGAGTCGTCGCAGCGTTCTCAACCATCCAACACAGCCGTGTGAGATGTCATTCCATCTGCGCTTGGAGATTTCCGAGCGTCGGTTGTTGCTGCGCGTTGGTGATCTGGCGTTGACCATGCTCGCCGTCTTCGGAGCGTTGTGGTTCTGGGCGCGTCTGGCGGATCGTGCGCTCAATGTCGCTCTGATCCAATCGCAGTTCAGTTGGTTGGCGCTGATCGGCATTGGCTGGCCCCTCTGGCTGATGCTCGCAGATATGTACAATCTGCGTCTGGTCGCACGCATCGGTCCGAGCGTGCGCCGGATTCTGCTTGGCGGTCTGGCGCTGCTGTTCGCGTATCTGGCGCTGTTCTTCGTACTGTCACGTGCGCCGGTCACCGGGATGCTTGCGTCGATTGAAATTGGCACGCCGCAACTGCGCCTGGCGCCTGCGCTTGCGATTGTGCTGCTGGTCGCGTCGATGGCGATCTGGCGTCTGGCATACATTCGTGTGCTGGGCGCACCGCACGCGCGACGTCGGTTGCTGATCCTGGGAACGGGTCAGGCAGGTTCGGCGCTGTCGCATGTTATTCTGAAGGGGCACACCCCATACTACGAGATTGTCGGGTTTGTCGATGATGCCCCCCTTCCATCCTGTGACTGCATCGGCAGCGTGCCGGTGCTTGGCGGCGTTGACCGCCTCGGCGATGTCGTCTGGGATCAGCGTGTCGATGAGATTGTGATTGCCAGCAGCGATGTCAGCGGCGAACTGCTCCAGTTCTTGATCGACTGCTATGAACACGGAGTTGCTATTACGCCGATGCCGCTGCTGTACGAACGGTTGACCGGGAAGATTGCAGTGGAACACGCTGGCAATCAGTGGCATGTGGCGCTGCCGTTGCAATCACGTCCGACACGGACTGCCGAGGCGGTGTTGAAACGCATGCTCGATCTGGTCGGCGGTCTGGTTCTGTTTGGGTTGCTGCTTGTTCTGCTGCCATTCATTGCGCTTGCGATTCGTCTTGACACGCCCGGTCCCATCCTGTACCGGCAGCAGCGTGTTGGCTGGCGAGGACGAATCTTTACAGCGCTCAAGTTTCGCTCGATGGTTCAGGATGCCGAACCGGACGGCGAGGCGCAGTGGGCATCGAAGGACGACTCGCGTGTGACGCGCGTTGGGCGCTGGTTACGGCGCACCCGCCTTGATGAACTACCGCAGGCGTTGAATGTTCTGCGTGGCGAGATGAGTCTGGTCGGACCACGTCCCGAACGACCGGAGTTTGTCGAGCAGTTGCAGCGCGTTATTCCGTTCTACCGCGCGCGACTGGCGATCAAACCGGGGCTGACAGGGTGGGCGCAGATCAACTATGGCTATGGCAATAGCATTGAAGCATCGCTTGCCAAACTCCAGTACGACCTTTACTATCTGAAGCATCAGTCGTTCTGGTTCGATCTGCTCATTCTGGCGCGAACGGTCTACGTTGTGCTGTTGATGAAAGGTCAATAG
- a CDS encoding aminotransferase family protein — MTAIDVADRIQSDLAHLLHPLYHPSGHQSPKIWVKGRGAIVIDIEGREYIDGLSGLWNVNVGHGRRELAEAAAEQMTTLAYCSAYTGSSNLPAINLAERLSQLMYPSINTFFFTSGGAEATETSFKTARYYWKLVGKPEKVKFIARMRGYHGVTMAAMSATGLPVYWPMFEPRMPGIVHIESPYPYRFVNPTPEVSDGVAAANLLEEAILREGPETVAAFIAEPVQGAGGVIVPQDDYFGRIRAICDKYEVLLIADEVITGFGRTGRWFALEHYGIEPDIVQFAKGITSGYVPLGGIGISDRIREAIHSAPPDKRYMHAYTYSGHPTCCAVALRNLRIIEEEGLVERAAVLGDRLLTGLKTLEALDGVGDVRGKGMMAAVELVADKTTKQPYPTEANVGARVYQEMLKRGLFTRVLGDMILLAPPLVSTEEQIEQIVAIIGESVQAVIAATPSP; from the coding sequence ATGACTGCCATCGATGTCGCTGATCGCATTCAGAGCGACCTGGCGCACCTGTTGCACCCGCTGTATCACCCCAGCGGTCATCAGTCGCCGAAGATTTGGGTGAAAGGGCGCGGCGCGATTGTGATCGACATCGAGGGGCGCGAGTATATCGATGGGTTGAGCGGGCTGTGGAACGTGAACGTCGGGCATGGGCGGCGCGAACTGGCAGAGGCGGCAGCCGAACAGATGACCACGCTGGCGTACTGCTCCGCCTACACCGGCTCGTCGAATCTGCCCGCCATCAATCTGGCGGAGCGGCTCAGTCAGTTGATGTACCCGTCGATCAATACCTTCTTCTTCACCAGCGGCGGCGCCGAAGCGACCGAAACTTCGTTCAAGACGGCGCGCTACTACTGGAAACTGGTCGGCAAGCCGGAGAAGGTCAAGTTCATTGCGCGGATGCGTGGGTACCACGGTGTGACGATGGCCGCCATGAGCGCGACCGGTCTGCCAGTCTACTGGCCCATGTTCGAGCCGCGCATGCCGGGCATTGTGCATATCGAGTCGCCCTACCCATATCGCTTCGTCAACCCGACCCCTGAAGTCAGCGACGGCGTCGCTGCGGCCAATCTGCTCGAAGAAGCCATCCTGCGCGAAGGTCCTGAAACAGTGGCCGCATTCATTGCCGAACCGGTGCAGGGCGCTGGCGGCGTGATCGTGCCGCAGGACGATTACTTCGGTCGCATCCGTGCGATCTGCGACAAATATGAAGTATTGCTGATCGCCGACGAGGTGATTACCGGCTTCGGGCGCACCGGTCGCTGGTTTGCCCTTGAGCACTACGGCATCGAACCGGATATTGTGCAGTTTGCCAAGGGGATTACCAGCGGGTACGTTCCACTTGGCGGCATCGGCATCTCCGACCGCATTCGCGAGGCGATCCACAGCGCGCCGCCCGACAAACGATACATGCACGCCTACACCTACTCCGGTCATCCGACATGCTGCGCCGTTGCGCTGCGCAATCTGCGGATTATCGAGGAGGAAGGGTTGGTCGAGCGGGCAGCAGTTCTGGGAGATCGCCTGCTGACCGGGTTGAAGACGCTGGAAGCGCTCGACGGGGTAGGGGATGTGCGTGGCAAAGGGATGATGGCGGCCGTTGAACTGGTGGCGGATAAAACGACAAAGCAGCCCTACCCGACGGAAGCGAATGTCGGCGCGCGCGTGTATCAGGAGATGCTGAAGCGCGGATTGTTCACCCGCGTGCTCGGCGATATGATCCTGCTCGCTCCACCGCTGGTCTCGACAGAGGAACAGATCGAACAGATTGTGGCGATCATCGGTGAGTCAGTGCAGGCGGTGATTGCAGCGACGCCATCACCGTAG
- a CDS encoding STAS domain-containing protein, translating to MINFVLILLSMIILTATGVYVLIQDWRATTNRLFALFALSAVLLMYCAVLRFTGSDPWEVWFVYGLSAPLLAVSSWLLIWLILAIFIPHRYAQPTVRRALAAPYLFMALFLTLDWYSGLGLVRRMDASEATGMPGLLNGPLYMLVIISYILGGLLVPVAMLITVAARRRSVRVPAAWLSGGLALSFAAGAWFGPMYWLALNYVSMLPLYLAFGWLTLRYQMFRPSQVALRTAVESLPDGVVIIDAQRQVRFANRAARQLASLNDDGETTFETALARAGFQDCTMSEDRLAGVRRFHREGEAEATLIVSEVAIKGDHTSGSVLLLRDVTTAERQRAALAASHAALEERTAALERSLDEIRQRDAMITRLTLPLIPLSEGVLALPLIGAFTGERSQAMVTLLLNQIEQRRAQKVLLDLTGITGFDHSLAVALHQAADGARLMGAQIVLCGVRPDIAESIVRERLEIHGIQYFATMQEGVAALLHQSNRSSPVHQ from the coding sequence ATGATCAACTTTGTTCTCATCCTCCTGAGCATGATCATTCTGACTGCGACTGGTGTGTATGTGCTGATACAGGACTGGCGCGCAACGACAAACCGCCTGTTCGCATTGTTTGCTCTCAGCGCTGTTCTGCTCATGTATTGCGCTGTGCTGCGCTTCACGGGAAGCGATCCGTGGGAAGTGTGGTTCGTCTATGGATTGTCGGCGCCGTTGCTTGCTGTATCTTCCTGGTTACTGATCTGGCTGATTCTGGCGATCTTTATTCCGCACCGGTATGCACAACCGACAGTGCGCCGGGCGCTTGCGGCGCCGTACCTGTTCATGGCGCTGTTCCTGACGCTGGACTGGTATAGCGGTCTCGGTCTGGTCAGACGTATGGACGCATCCGAAGCAACAGGCATGCCGGGTCTTTTGAACGGTCCACTGTATATGCTGGTGATCATATCGTATATTCTCGGCGGCTTGCTTGTTCCTGTAGCAATGTTGATCACGGTTGCCGCGCGTCGGCGCAGTGTGCGCGTACCGGCGGCGTGGCTGTCGGGCGGTCTGGCGCTCTCCTTTGCAGCAGGCGCATGGTTCGGTCCGATGTACTGGCTGGCGTTGAATTATGTCAGCATGCTTCCGCTCTATCTTGCATTTGGATGGTTGACATTGCGGTATCAGATGTTTCGCCCATCACAGGTTGCGCTGCGCACCGCCGTTGAGTCTCTGCCGGATGGCGTGGTGATTATCGATGCGCAGCGGCAGGTTCGTTTTGCGAACCGCGCAGCGCGGCAACTGGCGTCGCTGAACGACGATGGCGAGACGACATTCGAAACAGCTCTGGCGCGCGCAGGGTTTCAGGACTGCACGATGTCGGAGGATCGTCTCGCCGGTGTGCGGCGCTTTCATCGTGAGGGTGAGGCCGAAGCAACGCTGATCGTCTCAGAGGTTGCTATCAAGGGTGATCATACCTCCGGCAGCGTGCTGCTCCTCCGCGATGTGACGACGGCGGAACGCCAGAGAGCGGCGCTGGCGGCATCGCACGCTGCGCTCGAAGAACGCACCGCAGCGCTGGAACGCTCGCTCGATGAGATCCGCCAGCGAGACGCGATGATCACTCGTTTGACGCTGCCACTGATCCCGTTGAGCGAAGGGGTGCTGGCGCTGCCGCTGATCGGCGCCTTCACCGGCGAACGCAGCCAGGCGATGGTTACGCTGCTGCTGAACCAGATCGAGCAACGACGCGCGCAGAAGGTGCTGCTCGATCTGACCGGCATCACCGGTTTTGATCATTCCCTCGCCGTGGCGCTGCACCAGGCAGCCGACGGCGCTCGCCTGATGGGGGCGCAGATCGTGCTGTGCGGCGTGCGCCCCGATATTGCTGAAAGCATCGTCCGTGAGCGATTGGAGATACACGGCATTCAGTACTTTGCAACGATGCAAGAGGGGGTCGCTGCGCTCTTGCATCAGAGTAACAGATCGTCACCGGTGCATCAATGA
- a CDS encoding class I SAM-dependent methyltransferase codes for MIPTARHRIERLYHDRVATRERSDFYAWGALDAADAFAYSLIERPQGSVLLDLGCGRGAHTLHFARSGAYVVAIDLSGGMTSVTQRRAVAAGLGDRVAVQQMSAESLGFADATFDYVFGHSVLHHTDLAVTRREVQRILKPGGRAVFLEPLSHNPLLNLFRRLTPWRRTPTEKPLSMADLRFFAEPFASASHREFYLLALAAFVFAPVGSRALFRRALHLLNAVDQRIFRLAPALRRYAWVTVCEVRR; via the coding sequence GTGATCCCGACTGCACGTCATCGGATTGAGCGTCTGTATCATGACCGGGTTGCGACACGTGAGCGGAGCGACTTTTATGCATGGGGGGCGCTCGATGCCGCAGATGCTTTCGCATATTCGTTGATTGAACGACCGCAAGGCAGCGTCCTTCTGGACCTCGGGTGCGGCAGAGGAGCGCATACCTTGCATTTTGCGCGATCCGGCGCTTATGTTGTCGCCATCGATCTGTCAGGGGGTATGACCAGTGTGACACAGCGGCGCGCTGTCGCAGCCGGTCTTGGCGATCGCGTGGCAGTTCAGCAGATGAGCGCCGAGTCGCTGGGATTCGCCGATGCGACCTTCGACTATGTGTTTGGTCACTCGGTGCTCCACCATACCGATCTGGCAGTGACACGGCGGGAGGTGCAGCGCATCCTCAAGCCGGGCGGGCGCGCCGTTTTCCTGGAACCGCTGAGTCACAATCCGCTGCTCAACCTGTTCCGGCGTTTGACGCCGTGGCGACGAACGCCAACCGAGAAACCGCTCAGTATGGCGGACCTGCGTTTTTTTGCCGAACCTTTCGCCAGCGCATCGCATCGAGAGTTTTATCTGCTGGCGCTGGCTGCGTTCGTTTTTGCGCCTGTCGGCAGTCGCGCGCTGTTTCGACGCGCGCTGCATCTGCTCAATGCCGTTGATCAGCGCATCTTTCGCCTCGCGCCTGCACTGCGCCGTTACGCATGGGTGACGGTATGCGAGGTGCGGCGATGA
- a CDS encoding glycosyltransferase family 4 protein, with protein MNILFVAPRFPDPLIQGDRLRARQFLRVLRRWHEITLVTPATPELPDAATIADMCDRWVPVHEPRWRALWRVASHSIETLPLQTALFSSPALIRTVRDLAHHQSFDLLYLHTARVAPVVDAVPDLPKAIDFIDALSLNMYRRARCQGGITHWLFDIEARRMAECEQYLSEICDVQFVSAVRDRAFLGPNVRVVNSGVDVAQFPYVEQGRLNDLIVLTGRMGYFPNADAAVSFASNVLPLVRHEVPTARLQIVGADPPQRVRALARLPGVEVTGHVPRIQDYLQRATIAVAPLRSGSGFQTKVAEAMASGTPVVATPHILDSLDVRHDEHVLLAHDDAEMAAQIVRLLRDAALRRRLARAARALVEQRYTWERSAAAINAHLVAVVQQGKKIS; from the coding sequence ATGAACATCCTCTTTGTTGCACCACGCTTCCCCGATCCGCTCATCCAGGGCGACCGGCTGCGCGCGCGTCAGTTCCTGCGCGTTCTGCGCCGCTGGCACGAGATCACCCTCGTCACACCCGCGACGCCAGAGCTGCCAGACGCTGCCACCATCGCCGACATGTGTGACCGGTGGGTTCCAGTGCATGAACCGCGCTGGCGGGCGCTGTGGCGCGTCGCGTCGCATAGTATTGAGACGCTGCCATTGCAGACAGCGCTGTTCAGTTCGCCAGCGTTGATCCGCACCGTGCGCGACCTGGCGCATCACCAATCATTCGACTTACTCTACCTGCATACCGCACGGGTAGCGCCGGTGGTCGACGCCGTCCCGGATCTACCGAAAGCAATCGACTTTATCGACGCGCTGTCGCTGAATATGTATCGCCGCGCCCGCTGTCAGGGCGGTATCACGCACTGGTTGTTCGATATTGAAGCGCGCCGGATGGCAGAATGCGAGCAGTACCTTTCCGAAATATGCGATGTACAGTTCGTCTCGGCAGTTCGTGATCGCGCATTCTTAGGACCGAACGTTCGAGTTGTCAACAGTGGGGTTGACGTGGCCCAGTTTCCTTATGTAGAACAGGGACGTCTCAACGATCTCATTGTCTTGACTGGCCGCATGGGATACTTCCCCAATGCGGACGCCGCAGTTTCGTTTGCTTCAAACGTCTTGCCCCTGGTCCGGCACGAGGTGCCAACGGCACGCCTGCAGATCGTTGGCGCCGATCCGCCGCAGCGCGTACGAGCACTGGCGCGTTTGCCGGGTGTTGAGGTGACTGGCCACGTGCCTCGTATCCAGGACTATCTGCAACGCGCGACAATCGCAGTGGCGCCGTTACGCAGTGGCTCAGGCTTTCAGACTAAAGTAGCTGAAGCAATGGCAAGCGGTACTCCAGTTGTGGCGACGCCGCACATACTGGATTCGCTTGATGTTCGTCATGACGAGCATGTGCTTCTGGCGCACGATGATGCTGAAATGGCAGCGCAAATCGTGCGCCTGCTGCGCGATGCTGCGCTGCGCCGCCGGTTGGCGCGGGCAGCACGCGCGCTGGTTGAACAGCGTTATACCTGGGAACGCTCGGCCGCAGCGATCAATGCACATCTCGTTGCGGTCGTTCAGCAAGGCAAAAAGATATCATGA
- a CDS encoding potassium/proton antiporter, which translates to MSLELILMIAALLLILSIIAGKASLRFGLPAPLLFLIIGMLAGSDGPLGIYFDDAWLAQSVGVLALVLILFSGGLGTDWQMIRPVLWTGMILANLGVLISALLVAVAAHLLLQFSILEGFLLGAIISSTDAAAVFAVMRTRDVNLRDNLEGLIELESGSNDPIAVFLTIGLTMVLADPSRSLASLAPLFVLQMTVGGVAGYAMGRLMAITINRAKLQLEGLYPALALGLVLLTYGGTALINGSGFLAVYLAGIVLGNCDFAHKRSLIRFYDGLAWLMQIAMFLVLGLLVYPSRIVPIIGEGLLMSAFLVFVARPVAVFVSLAFSRYDWRAKAMVSWAGLRGAAPIVLATFPLLAGLDRAGMVFNLVFFIVLTSVLIQGTTIAYVARWLGVQQPRPQATFHYPQEFIPQVSASSQLVELTVAPGSPACGRAIMELGLPRGALVVLINRSDDSLVPGGTTILEPGDRVLLLAERSALDDVRRVLSNEG; encoded by the coding sequence ATGTCACTTGAACTCATCCTGATGATCGCAGCGTTGCTTTTGATCCTCAGCATCATTGCCGGAAAAGCATCGCTCCGGTTCGGGTTGCCTGCACCGTTGCTCTTCCTGATCATCGGGATGCTCGCCGGTTCCGACGGTCCGCTCGGCATCTACTTTGATGACGCCTGGCTGGCGCAGTCGGTCGGCGTGCTGGCGCTGGTGCTAATCCTGTTCTCCGGCGGGTTGGGCACCGACTGGCAGATGATCCGTCCGGTCTTGTGGACCGGGATGATCCTGGCGAATCTGGGGGTGTTGATCAGCGCACTGCTGGTAGCCGTCGCCGCGCACCTCCTGCTCCAGTTCTCAATCCTGGAAGGGTTCCTGCTCGGAGCGATCATCTCGTCAACCGATGCCGCTGCGGTTTTCGCGGTGATGCGCACGCGGGATGTCAATCTGCGCGATAATCTGGAAGGGTTGATCGAACTCGAGTCGGGCAGCAATGATCCGATTGCCGTGTTTCTGACGATTGGCCTGACCATGGTGCTTGCCGACCCGTCGCGCTCGCTGGCAAGCCTGGCGCCGCTGTTCGTGCTGCAGATGACCGTCGGCGGCGTGGCCGGGTATGCGATGGGCCGGTTGATGGCGATCACGATCAATCGCGCAAAACTGCAACTGGAAGGGTTGTATCCGGCGCTGGCGCTGGGGTTGGTGCTGTTGACCTATGGCGGTACGGCGCTGATCAACGGCAGCGGGTTTCTTGCGGTCTATCTCGCCGGCATTGTGCTTGGCAACTGCGATTTTGCCCACAAACGGAGTCTCATTCGTTTTTATGACGGGCTGGCATGGCTCATGCAGATCGCCATGTTCCTTGTCCTGGGCTTGCTGGTGTACCCCTCGCGCATCGTTCCAATCATCGGCGAAGGGTTGCTTATGTCCGCATTTCTGGTTTTTGTGGCGCGTCCGGTGGCAGTCTTTGTGTCGCTTGCTTTCTCCCGCTACGACTGGCGCGCTAAAGCGATGGTTTCCTGGGCTGGACTGCGCGGTGCAGCGCCGATCGTGCTGGCAACCTTCCCGCTGCTGGCAGGGCTGGATCGCGCTGGCATGGTGTTCAACCTGGTCTTTTTTATCGTCCTGACCTCGGTGTTGATCCAGGGTACCACTATTGCGTATGTTGCACGCTGGCTCGGTGTGCAGCAACCGCGTCCACAGGCGACGTTTCACTATCCGCAAGAGTTCATTCCACAGGTCAGCGCCAGCAGTCAACTGGTTGAGTTGACCGTTGCACCCGGTTCCCCCGCGTGTGGGCGGGCGATTATGGAACTTGGATTGCCGCGTGGTGCGCTGGTGGTGCTGATCAACCGCAGTGACGATAGCCTGGTGCCGGGCGGCACAACGATTCTGGAGCCGGGGGATCGGGTGTTGCTGCTGGCGGAACGCAGCGCTCTCGACGATGTGCGGCGCGTGTTGAGTAATGAAGGTTGA
- the lysA gene encoding diaminopimelate decarboxylase has product MESLPSQNRNPPPNAGLWPLTTSVDHGGRLFIGGCDVAALTQQYGTPLYLFDEMTIRAACRACRTAFADHYRGTTAVHYAGKALLNIAIAQIIADEGLGLDVVSGGELYVALRAGFPTQRIHMHGNAKTHAELEQALAAGIGQIIVDNLDELDMLRRLTAHRSSPQPVALRIAPNIAADTHAHIQTGHATSKFGLPLDALDAAAEKLCAASGVRLTGLHAHLGSQLFDRAPYAAAVEVLLDSAARLRDRFGVLIEEINAGGGIGVPYTTDQPLPDIDAWAALLGDSLVRGCERRGLPLMRLVIEPGRSIIARAGVALYTIVATKPLPHMRFLHIDGGMGDNIRPALYDARYTAALAERMRDPVEECVAIAGRYCESGDVLIRDLMLPRARVGEILAVPVAGAYTLSMASTYNLAPRPAVVLINEGEARLIQRRETYEDLIAREVW; this is encoded by the coding sequence ATGGAGAGCCTTCCGTCTCAAAACCGGAACCCTCCCCCCAACGCCGGTCTCTGGCCCCTGACAACCTCCGTCGATCATGGCGGTCGCCTGTTCATTGGCGGGTGCGATGTAGCGGCGCTGACGCAGCAGTACGGCACACCGCTCTACCTTTTCGACGAAATGACCATCCGCGCTGCATGTCGTGCCTGTCGCACTGCATTCGCCGATCACTACCGTGGTACAACCGCAGTGCATTACGCTGGCAAAGCGTTGCTCAACATCGCAATTGCGCAGATCATCGCCGATGAGGGGTTGGGACTCGACGTGGTTTCAGGCGGTGAACTGTACGTCGCGCTGCGCGCCGGATTCCCGACGCAGCGCATTCATATGCACGGCAACGCTAAAACCCACGCCGAACTGGAACAGGCGCTGGCAGCCGGGATTGGACAGATTATCGTCGATAACCTGGATGAACTGGATATGCTGAGGCGCCTGACCGCGCATCGTTCGTCGCCACAGCCGGTTGCGCTGCGCATTGCGCCCAACATTGCCGCCGACACGCATGCGCATATCCAGACCGGTCACGCGACATCGAAGTTCGGTCTGCCACTCGACGCGCTCGATGCCGCCGCTGAGAAACTGTGCGCAGCGTCTGGCGTGCGTCTGACCGGGTTGCACGCTCATCTGGGATCGCAACTGTTCGATAGAGCGCCCTATGCGGCAGCCGTCGAGGTGTTACTCGATAGTGCAGCGCGTCTGCGTGACCGCTTTGGCGTGTTGATCGAAGAGATAAACGCCGGTGGCGGGATCGGCGTCCCGTACACCACCGATCAACCCCTGCCGGACATCGATGCCTGGGCGGCGCTGTTGGGCGACTCGCTGGTACGCGGGTGCGAACGCCGCGGATTGCCACTCATGCGCCTGGTGATCGAGCCGGGACGCTCAATCATTGCGCGCGCTGGCGTTGCGCTCTACACAATTGTGGCAACCAAACCGCTTCCCCATATGCGCTTTCTCCATATCGACGGCGGTATGGGGGACAACATTCGCCCTGCACTATACGATGCGCGCTACACCGCAGCACTGGCGGAGCGGATGCGTGATCCGGTTGAGGAATGTGTGGCGATTGCCGGTCGCTACTGCGAGTCTGGCGATGTCTTGATCCGTGACCTGATGCTGCCGCGTGCCAGGGTCGGCGAGATACTGGCTGTTCCGGTCGCTGGCGCATATACGCTGAGTATGGCAAGCACCTACAACCTGGCGCCCCGACCGGCGGTTGTGCTGATCAATGAGGGAGAAGCGCGACTCATCCAGCGCCGCGAGACGTATGAAGACCTGATTGCACGAGAGGTATGGTGA
- the tpx gene encoding thiol peroxidase, producing the protein MERANAFDFLGPRTLVGPELKPGDRAPAFKLTTGKATISSEQFAGKPLVISVIPSIDTGVCSKQTRRFNEAAAELGDAVNILTVSADLPFAQGRWCGAEGVDKVIMASDHLDMSFGAAYGTYVKELRIESRAVFVVDKDGIIRYAEYVPVAGHEPNYDAALAALKELL; encoded by the coding sequence ATGGAACGTGCGAACGCCTTCGACTTCTTGGGTCCGAGAACGCTGGTGGGTCCTGAACTGAAGCCGGGTGATCGAGCGCCCGCATTTAAGCTGACGACCGGAAAAGCAACGATCAGCAGTGAGCAGTTTGCTGGCAAGCCGCTGGTGATCAGCGTCATTCCGTCGATCGATACCGGCGTCTGTTCCAAACAGACCCGGCGGTTCAACGAAGCAGCGGCGGAACTCGGCGATGCGGTCAACATCCTGACGGTCAGCGCCGATCTGCCGTTTGCCCAGGGGCGCTGGTGCGGCGCTGAGGGGGTGGATAAAGTCATTATGGCGTCTGATCACCTGGATATGAGTTTTGGCGCCGCCTACGGCACGTATGTCAAAGAATTGCGCATCGAAAGCCGGGCGGTGTTCGTGGTGGACAAAGATGGCATCATCCGCTACGCTGAATATGTGCCGGTTGCCGGTCACGAACCGAACTACGACGCGGCGCTGGCAGCATTGAAGGAACTCTTGTAA
- a CDS encoding DUF1949 domain-containing protein, producing MIAAHRGTIEREEFAATVTLEIIAPDANVAALTGALRTITAGQVQIAAV from the coding sequence TTGATCGCCGCCCATCGCGGAACGATTGAGCGTGAAGAGTTTGCTGCTACGGTCACGCTGGAGATTATCGCGCCGGACGCAAACGTTGCCGCGCTGACCGGTGCGCTGCGCACAATAACGGCAGGACAGGTGCAGATTGCAGCAGTGTGA